The segment TTAATGAATGTGCCAAGAAAGATACCCACGAACACAAGATATAAGTGGTCGATATGAATTGCAAGCTTTTTATACTGACACCAAACATATCActtcaatatttgaaaatttaaatagagCATTAGATAAGATAAAGGGTGTTTCGAAAAACTGGCAcaactataatatttatattttctgaGCTAATCTgaataagataatataaatataagataatataaatattataaatgataatgaaataaaaataaataaataaataaatattataatggggtgaatagttcaaaaatttaaaattaagttaacttTGTATGAAAACTAACCTATCTTTTCTTTAGTACTGTATTCATCTTAAATAGAGATGTGTATAAACCACATAAGTTCAGCAGTGGTGGAGGCTAAAGCACAATGTTCAACTTCCGCTGTTGAACGAAACACTGTAGCTTGCTTTTTAGCTCCCTAGGACAACAGGTTATCACCCATATAAATAGCAAAGCCAGTTGTAGAACGACGATCATCCCTGGAACCTGCCCAATCCGCATTACAAAAACCACGAAGTGCAATGTGAGGAGTTTTTACAAAGTCAAGACCAATATTAAGAGTACCTTTGAGGTACCGAAATATACGCTTAACAACAATGAGATGAGTGTCACGAGGATGTTGCATGAACTGACAAATATTATGGACTACATAGGAGATATCAGGGCGTGTTAAGGTGAGATATTGAAGTGAACCAACAAGGCGCCGATAATAGGATGGATCAAATAGGAGAGCTCCCTTATTAGTAGTCAACGACGTACAAGAGGCCATAGGAGTGGAGACTGGTTTCGCAGCAGCCAGACCAAACTTCTGAAGCAGAGAAAGTAGATAGCGAGTCTGAGTGACAATGATGATTGACTCATCACGTGTGATTTGGAGTCCTAAAAAGAAATGAACATCTCCAAGATCCTTCATATGAAAAGCAGCAAAGAGATGAGCAATAAAGCTCTTGATTTTGGAAAGAGAGCTCCCTATTATAAGGATGTCATCGACATAAATTAAGAACACAATTATATCTGAACCTTGATGATGAGAAAATAAGGATTGGTCATAGAGACATCGATGGAAACCCATTTGCTGAATATAAGCACTAAACTTCATGTACCACACTCTAGGAGCCTGTTTTAAACCGTAAAGAGCTTTATGCAGGTGGCAAACATGATAAGGATGAGATGAGTCTTCAAAGCCAGGGGGTTGAGATAAATAGACACGCTCTTGtaaatcaccatggagaaaaGCATTACTGACATCAAGTTGTTTAATTGACCAGCTGTGAGACAAACCAAGTGTGAGAATTAATTGGATGGTACCATGTTTAACCACTGGACTAAAGGTTTCATCATAATCCAATCTAGGAAGTTGTGTGAAACAACGAGCTACTATTTGGGCTTTATATTGTTCAATTGAGCCATCAGAtcgtgttttaattttaaacattcaTTTGCTGCTGACTAGGTTCATGTCTGGTCGTCGAGGCACCAAAGTCCAACGTGTTGTTGCTGGAAAGAGTAGTAATTTCATCTTGCATGGCTTGCTGTTATTTTGGATAAGTGAGAGCTTGCTTATACGTCTGAGACTCTTGTGGTTGGTTGGCAAAATCAACTAGTAAGCATGCAGGTATTTGATAtttggaagaaaagaaagctTTAGGCTTTAATGAACCTGTTTGAGCCCGTGTGATCATAGGATGACTTCGACGTGGAGCAGAATGTGAGATGATCTCAATTGACAGAGAAGACAATTTTGAAGCATCCTGAATGACAGGGTTAGGAGGAGGCTCCTGGTATGGGGCGGACTGAGGCATTAATGCAGAGTGTTGAACAAGAGGAGATGAAGAATGCATATGGCCAATAGGATTGACAGAGTGTATCTCTATATCTCTTCAAACTCGACCCACCCATTTACCttataataacaaatttaatttgttattatatgttctttctttgttttgcaaTTGATTCTTCTATTTTAGTCAATTGATTCAATTGATATATTAAGTCTAAATTATTTGTTAGAACTTATAATAGGTTTTGAGCTAATTTATTGAGCTCAATTCTTAGTTTTAACTAAGCTCAACCCATGAAAATTAGTAATATAAGCcaacttataaatatttatgatatccatataaaaaatataacctaaCTTGATATATCCAACCCacttaagttaaaaaaaaatggatcggatttataatttgtaaaatatcaGAAGTTGTATTAGATATAATTATAGGTTTAAACTTGACCCAACTATTTCCATTAACACCCCTAACATTAGGGATGGTTAGTTTACCCATATCAAATGGATACCGATCCAAACCAACCCAAATGAGTTGAGAATTTTTAGACTAGATTTGGTTCGGGTCAGGTTCGAGTAGAacttaaagacaaaaaaaaaatcaagttttggaTTAGATATGGATTTTGATCTCCTCAACCTGAACTTGGCCCAgcctaaaacaaataaataaccttaaattttaaaaaaactacatatgTATAAAGCTAGTTAAGTACTAAATAGTTTCAAATTATAGTATTTGGATTTGAGTTTAAGTTGTTATGGATACACGAAACCGATTAGGTCGGGTTTGGGTTTCGAAAATCCATAATCATTTGGGATTAGATTTGAATAGTTATTTTAGATTCAAATATAGATAATacaaaacctatatatatatatacattatcttccctaaaaaaatatgataaacaCCTTAATCAATCTCATGTTTCATACAGTCAATTTCAAATTAAGTTAATGATCAATAAGAGCCTTTCATTGTATAAACATCATTTGCTTTGCGTTTAACCTTAGATATATTGATAcattaatatttggttttttcaaaaaaacagtgatcaatttttttaaaaaaaaaaagagagaaaagtatcTATTTTACTTTAGTTGTTGATAATGTGGAAGAGAACATAACGATCACTTTTCCAACTCTATGTAGTTCAAATGAAGCTTGTAaacttatatgttttttatgtatatcaaaataatttcgagtctattttatattttgatagcaaataattttttaaaataatttttatttaaaaatatattaaaataatatttttttatttttaaaatttattttttgatattaacatgttaaaataatctaaaaatattaaaaaatacttaaataaaaaaacattttttttcaaaagcaaattaGCACCAACTTGTCAAAGAAGCTACAAAATTTGCATGTGATGACAACTCACCCTGTACAATGATATTCAACTTCTATCTAGGTCTTTTTGTTAGCAAACTTATGGCTCAagtcaacaataaaattaatataataattaaaaagatatataaatagagaaataaaaactGGCTATGTTTTCAAAGAAATTAGATCCAATGATGAAGTACTGATGATtaaatgatgttaaaaaaatgtatttataatgaaattattgttttacatttttaattttgtcagaGTTTAACTTTgtgttaatcaaatattttatttaattatcattgctttaattattttttattgttaatttttaaaaaaaataataatttaatgactgaataaaatttaatttaattatagtatCTTATTAACaatgaattatcttttttatgatgattacaaaaagaaaattaaaataattttgataagtTAAGAAGTTActattttaaattcattcaggaaaaaaaaaattcattgtgaAATAtcttaacttttcaaataaaaaatttaataattttgatggttATAGGATATATTTGTTTACTATGTCCTTCATCAACTAtgtataaattaactaaaaatattcataaaaatattcattttatcttgtat is part of the Populus nigra chromosome 8, ddPopNigr1.1, whole genome shotgun sequence genome and harbors:
- the LOC133701925 gene encoding uncharacterized mitochondrial protein AtMg00810-like, which produces MPQSAPYQEPPPNPVIQDASKLSSLSIEIISHSAPRRSHPMITRAQTGSLKPKAFFSSKYQIPACLLVDFANQPQESQTWSIKQLDVSNAFLHGDLQERVYLSQPPGFEDSSHPYHVCHLHKALYGLKQAPRVWYMKFSAYIQQMGFHRCLYDQSLFSHHQGSDIIVFLIYVDDILIIGSSLSKIKSFIAHLFAAFHMKDLGDVHFFLGLQITRDESIIIVTQTRYLLSLLQKFGLAAAKPVSTPMASCTSLTTNKGALLFDPSYYRRLVGSLQYLTLTRPDISYVVHNICQFMQHPRDTHLIVVKRIFRYLKGTLNIGLDFVKTPHIALRGFCNADWAGSRDDRRSTTGFAIYMGDNLLS